The following proteins are encoded in a genomic region of Thioflexithrix psekupsensis:
- a CDS encoding DUF2279 domain-containing protein — protein MRLQFVLPLFLFGLSAPLHADLSLSTQSTSMTPALTRGDLTSDPQLPDVAKRDSRTRWLIGGYAGVIATYGFLSWWNKDVERHVLQPDGTVTTETFSNRSSFRVNNEGWFGEDSPNGGADKLGHFYSSYLGTRLMAQTFQWAGHDAQTAAKIAGWTAGSVMLGVEIMDGFSLEYGFSKEDLVMNLGGVALGAWFELRPDLDEKFDVRFHYWRSDDAKLLGDGDPISDYSGQTYLFITKAAGFNALRDKPILRYLELALGYGSRGYQPNPGQFAEQFPKERNIYVGLSLNLNQVLNDTLFRHQTQPSTTKKVLETTLEYLQMPGTALLYEYHL, from the coding sequence ATGCGCTTACAATTTGTTTTACCGCTGTTTTTGTTTGGTTTATCTGCTCCGCTTCATGCGGATTTATCTTTGTCCACACAATCTACGTCGATGACTCCAGCGTTGACCCGTGGGGATTTAACGTCTGATCCGCAATTGCCAGATGTGGCTAAACGCGATTCGCGGACTCGCTGGTTAATTGGGGGCTATGCGGGGGTGATTGCGACTTATGGTTTTTTATCGTGGTGGAATAAGGACGTTGAACGACATGTTTTACAACCAGATGGCACGGTGACAACAGAAACGTTCTCTAATCGCAGTTCTTTTCGGGTCAACAATGAAGGTTGGTTTGGTGAGGACAGTCCCAACGGCGGCGCGGATAAATTAGGCCATTTTTATTCCAGTTATTTAGGCACTCGTTTAATGGCGCAAACTTTCCAATGGGCAGGACACGATGCCCAAACCGCTGCCAAAATCGCGGGTTGGACGGCAGGCAGTGTGATGTTGGGGGTGGAAATTATGGATGGATTTAGCTTGGAATATGGCTTTTCTAAAGAAGATTTGGTGATGAATTTGGGCGGAGTCGCTTTGGGCGCGTGGTTTGAATTGCGTCCTGATTTAGACGAAAAATTTGATGTGCGTTTTCATTACTGGCGATCCGATGATGCAAAGTTATTGGGCGATGGCGATCCGATCTCGGATTATTCGGGACAAACGTATTTATTTATCACCAAAGCCGCGGGATTTAATGCGCTACGGGATAAACCGATTTTGCGTTATTTAGAATTGGCTTTAGGTTACGGCTCGCGGGGGTATCAGCCAAACCCCGGCCAGTTCGCCGAACAATTCCCTAAAGAAAGAAATATTTACGTGGGCTTATCGTTGAATTTGAATCAGGTGTTGAATGACACGCTATTTCGTCACCAAACCCAACCCAGCACCACTAAAAAGGTGTTAGAAACGACTTTGGAATATTTACAAATGCCCGGTACTGCATTGTTGTACGAATATCATTTGTAA
- a CDS encoding S8 family serine peptidase, with product MIFLKWLISIVFLVLIAGCNSSDNSSTGSGTGGSVSGFSVGGRLIVASNVAADVDTNDLNAPATVSNNQFATAQVIPNPVMVGGYVNVSGSGNSGRSRNAGDVSDFYAVNLQRGQLAMLFIADGSRQGIDLDLYLYDNQGKIIDASINEGMNESLFSRQSGAHVIEVRAEAGASNYVLTLSQNVGTSSDIDDRGSRLSDDFAVGELIVQLAESDEADLTVQADVLSALGLQTQHFDRSRRMLFTLDNNTLQTLSTSSVCADFASEALCDKYKTLMQLKQVRQHPAVLDASPNHLLHAHRIPNDPFFEYQWHYKMMNLPQAWDMTLGSSEVIVAVVDTGVLLSHPDLRGKLAAGYDFISDPAIAKDGNGIDSNPDDPGGKEGREASSNFHGTHVAGTIAAATNNGVGVAGAGWLTRVMPLRVLGRGGSGREYDTEQAIRFAAGLPNDSRTVPTQRADIINLSLGGSRISSGFTEAINQARANGVIVVAASGNDGSNAPTYPAALDGVISVSAVSLSKELAYYSNYGSTIDVAAPGGDKSTPDLDGDGRPDQIASTFGDDSSVPTQYTYYYQQGTSMAAPHVSGVIALMKAVNPDLTPGDVDSLLRSGQITDDIGRTGRDDQFGYGLINARKAVAAASELLSGPPRVELSPSLVVNPNSLNFGVSTQTSTLTVSNGGGGLLSVTEITADGGNVISVRPLSVDGNGLGSYQVSLNRGNLAPGTYSATIVFRSTVNTVRVPLILQVAAQNQSTTGDAGYHYILLVQPDTLETVKEIQASVRNGAYSFRFTNVPVGTYQMIAGTDANNDGYICDSGEACGSYLSLDQPSTIDVGRDMTLADFATTFNVNFLTGRSADESSESGFRGYSRLMTEGKRVQP from the coding sequence ATGATATTTCTTAAATGGTTAATTTCTATTGTATTTTTAGTGTTAATCGCAGGATGCAACAGCAGCGATAACAGCAGCACTGGCAGTGGCACAGGTGGTTCGGTTTCAGGGTTTTCCGTTGGTGGCCGCTTAATTGTGGCCAGTAACGTGGCCGCAGACGTGGATACGAATGATTTAAACGCGCCCGCAACAGTCAGTAATAACCAATTTGCCACCGCCCAAGTGATTCCTAATCCGGTCATGGTGGGGGGTTATGTCAATGTGTCGGGGTCTGGCAATAGCGGCCGTAGTCGTAATGCTGGGGATGTCAGCGATTTTTATGCGGTTAATTTACAACGTGGACAATTGGCCATGTTGTTTATTGCGGATGGTTCTCGACAAGGTATTGATTTGGATTTATATCTTTATGATAATCAAGGAAAAATTATTGATGCGTCAATTAATGAAGGCATGAATGAATCGCTATTTTCGCGTCAAAGTGGCGCGCATGTTATCGAAGTACGTGCGGAAGCGGGGGCCAGTAATTATGTGCTTACGCTCAGTCAAAATGTGGGAACTAGCAGTGATATAGACGACCGTGGCAGTCGTTTAAGCGATGATTTTGCGGTGGGGGAGTTAATTGTGCAGTTGGCTGAGTCTGATGAAGCGGATTTGACCGTGCAAGCTGATGTGTTGTCTGCGCTTGGTTTACAAACACAGCATTTTGATCGCAGCCGACGGATGTTATTCACGCTTGATAATAATACGTTACAAACCTTATCAACTTCTTCAGTATGTGCGGATTTTGCCAGTGAGGCCTTGTGTGATAAGTACAAGACCTTGATGCAATTGAAACAAGTGCGGCAACATCCTGCCGTATTAGATGCCAGTCCGAATCATTTATTACACGCTCATCGTATTCCTAATGATCCGTTTTTTGAATATCAATGGCATTACAAAATGATGAATCTGCCACAAGCATGGGATATGACATTGGGCAGTTCGGAGGTGATTGTGGCCGTGGTGGATACGGGAGTGTTATTAAGTCATCCGGATTTACGCGGAAAATTGGCGGCGGGTTATGATTTTATTTCCGATCCCGCGATTGCTAAAGATGGCAACGGCATTGATAGCAACCCCGATGATCCCGGCGGTAAAGAAGGCCGCGAAGCCAGTAGTAATTTTCATGGCACACACGTGGCCGGCACTATCGCCGCCGCTACGAATAATGGAGTCGGTGTGGCTGGAGCGGGTTGGTTGACACGGGTGATGCCTTTGCGGGTGTTGGGACGTGGGGGGTCTGGGCGAGAATATGATACGGAACAAGCCATTCGTTTTGCCGCAGGTTTGCCCAATGATTCCAGAACCGTTCCCACGCAACGCGCTGATATTATTAATTTAAGTTTAGGTGGTTCTCGTATTTCCTCTGGTTTTACTGAGGCAATTAACCAAGCCCGCGCCAATGGTGTAATTGTGGTGGCCGCTTCGGGTAACGATGGTTCTAACGCGCCCACTTATCCCGCAGCCTTAGATGGGGTGATTTCGGTCAGTGCCGTATCGCTTAGTAAGGAATTGGCTTATTACTCGAATTATGGCAGCACTATTGATGTGGCTGCGCCCGGTGGTGATAAGAGTACGCCTGATTTAGACGGGGATGGTCGCCCAGATCAAATTGCCAGCACTTTTGGCGATGATTCCAGTGTGCCAACTCAGTATACTTATTATTATCAACAAGGTACATCGATGGCCGCGCCGCATGTGTCGGGTGTGATTGCGTTGATGAAAGCGGTTAATCCTGATTTAACCCCCGGTGATGTTGACAGTTTACTGCGCAGCGGCCAAATCACAGATGACATCGGCCGCACAGGACGCGATGATCAATTTGGTTATGGTTTAATCAATGCGCGCAAAGCGGTGGCGGCCGCTTCAGAATTATTAAGTGGCCCGCCGCGAGTGGAGTTATCGCCCTCTTTGGTGGTTAATCCTAATTCGCTTAATTTTGGCGTTTCCACCCAAACCAGTACGTTGACGGTCAGCAACGGCGGCGGTGGACTGTTAAGTGTGACGGAAATTACAGCCGATGGGGGAAATGTGATCAGTGTGCGGCCGTTGTCTGTGGATGGTAATGGCTTGGGAAGCTATCAGGTCAGTTTGAACCGCGGCAATTTAGCCCCTGGGACTTATTCGGCAACTATTGTGTTTCGTTCTACGGTTAATACGGTGCGCGTGCCTTTAATCTTACAAGTGGCCGCACAAAATCAAAGTACCACCGGTGACGCAGGTTATCATTATATTCTGTTGGTGCAACCCGATACGTTGGAAACGGTGAAGGAAATTCAAGCCAGTGTGAGAAATGGCGCGTATTCTTTCCGCTTTACCAATGTGCCAGTAGGAACTTATCAGATGATTGCGGGTACGGATGCAAATAATGATGGATATATTTGTGATTCGGGAGAAGCCTGTGGCTCTTATTTGAGTTTGGATCAGCCGTCAACGATTGATGTGGGACGTGATATGACGTTGGCTGATTTTGCTACGACGTTTAATGTCAACTTTTTAACGGGACGAAGTGCAGATGAATCCAGTGAGTCTGGTTTTCGAGGTTATTCACGCTTGATGACGGAAGGCAAGCGAGTGCAGCCTTAA
- a CDS encoding GNAT family N-acetyltransferase → MDADATLLSPVKTAHNETVHLATSPQEIRQAQALRYQVFAEEMGAVLHGEEGYDVDHYDQFCHHLLVKDRETQQIIGCTRILTSDQVGQAGGFYSESEFDLTPIFTLPGRFMEIGRTCIHPDYRNSHVLGLLWSGLAQFMVMGNFNYLMGCASIPMSAGYEHSSLDRLQSRYAVATHLQVQPRYPLQARPESVSVNEEDVVIPALLKAYLRLGAQICGAPCWDADFKVADLFILLDMANLQRRYARHFVERVQPKPAQHMVFA, encoded by the coding sequence ATGGACGCAGATGCTACTCTTCTATCTCCTGTTAAAACCGCTCACAATGAGACGGTTCATCTGGCTACTTCTCCACAAGAAATACGTCAAGCACAAGCCTTACGCTATCAAGTTTTTGCCGAAGAAATGGGGGCGGTATTGCATGGTGAGGAAGGCTATGATGTGGATCATTATGACCAATTTTGTCATCACTTGCTGGTGAAAGACAGAGAAACACAGCAAATTATCGGCTGTACGCGCATTTTAACCAGTGATCAAGTGGGACAAGCAGGCGGATTTTATTCGGAATCTGAATTTGATTTAACGCCTATTTTCACGTTGCCGGGGCGTTTTATGGAAATTGGCCGTACTTGTATTCATCCTGATTATCGTAATAGTCATGTGTTGGGTTTGTTATGGTCGGGATTGGCGCAATTTATGGTGATGGGGAATTTTAATTATTTGATGGGTTGTGCAAGTATTCCAATGAGTGCGGGATATGAACACAGCAGTTTGGATCGGTTGCAGTCTCGTTATGCCGTAGCGACACATTTGCAGGTGCAGCCGCGTTATCCTTTGCAAGCGCGTCCTGAGTCGGTGTCGGTGAATGAGGAAGATGTGGTGATTCCTGCTTTATTAAAAGCCTATTTACGTTTAGGCGCGCAGATTTGTGGCGCACCGTGTTGGGATGCGGATTTTAAGGTGGCGGATTTGTTTATTCTCCTTGATATGGCTAATTTACAACGACGTTATGCGCGTCATTTTGTGGAACGAGTACAGCCTAAACCCGCTCAACACATGGTTTTTGCTTGA
- a CDS encoding type ISP restriction/modification enzyme → MAKIYYARVDEFWTRVDKLKFLAEKESYKNVEWQEITPDSKHNWLTEGLHDSFDNFLPMGTKAGKANKSDAEGIIFQVYSRGAETTRDAWAYHFNESKLAENMQISIEFYNDQVLKLSRQLKEIRIDDFANYDDKKISWSSSLKKHLENLIFAEFNQENIRFSLYRPFSKQYLYFDKIFTHRRGQFPSIFPTPETEKENKVICCSAVGNNKPFHNLMTNVIPDLHFTGDSQCFPFYTYTEDGSHRQENITNWALNAYQTHYKDNTISKWDIFYYIYGFLHHQGYRDKYQANLKRELPRIPYVPDFWAISQAGQQLAELHLNYEQQEPYELDDEIKGKLEWRVEKMRLNKDKTALIYNDTLTLKGIPPQVFDYKLGNRSALQWVIDQYQVKTDERSGITNDPNRFDEPRYIFELIGKVITVSLKTVEIVKGINRGNFEE, encoded by the coding sequence ATGGCCAAAATCTATTACGCAAGAGTGGACGAATTCTGGACACGGGTTGATAAGCTAAAATTTTTAGCTGAAAAAGAAAGTTATAAAAATGTTGAGTGGCAGGAAATTACGCCCGACAGCAAACATAATTGGCTCACTGAAGGCTTACACGATAGTTTTGACAATTTTTTGCCTATGGGAACGAAGGCAGGAAAAGCGAATAAATCGGATGCGGAAGGGATTATTTTTCAGGTTTATAGTCGTGGTGCAGAAACAACAAGAGATGCTTGGGCTTATCATTTTAATGAAAGTAAATTAGCAGAAAACATGCAAATCAGCATAGAATTTTATAATGATCAAGTTTTAAAATTATCAAGACAACTCAAAGAAATAAGAATAGATGATTTTGCTAATTATGATGATAAAAAAATTAGCTGGAGTAGTAGCCTGAAAAAACATCTTGAGAATTTAATTTTTGCTGAGTTTAATCAAGAAAATATAAGATTTTCTCTTTATCGTCCATTTTCTAAACAATATCTTTATTTTGACAAAATATTTACCCATAGACGTGGACAATTTCCCTCAATTTTCCCAACGCCAGAAACTGAAAAAGAAAATAAAGTGATTTGTTGTAGTGCTGTTGGAAACAATAAACCTTTTCATAATTTAATGACAAATGTAATTCCTGATTTGCATTTCACAGGGGATTCACAATGCTTCCCCTTCTACACCTACACCGAAGACGGCAGCCACCGCCAAGAAAACATCACGAATTGGGCATTAAACGCCTACCAAACCCACTACAAAGACAACACCATCAGCAAATGGGACATTTTTTATTACATCTATGGATTTTTGCACCACCAAGGCTACCGCGATAAATACCAAGCCAACTTAAAACGCGAACTGCCACGTATTCCTTACGTGCCCGATTTCTGGGCAATCAGCCAAGCAGGGCAGCAACTCGCCGAACTACATTTAAACTACGAACAACAAGAACCCTACGAATTAGACGACGAAATTAAAGGCAAACTGGAGTGGCGCGTTGAAAAAATGCGCCTAAACAAAGACAAAACCGCCCTCATTTACAACGACACATTAACGTTAAAAGGCATTCCGCCCCAAGTTTTCGATTACAAACTAGGCAACCGTTCTGCCTTACAATGGGTTATCGACCAATACCAAGTTAAAACCGACGAGCGCAGCGGTATCACTAATGACCCGAATCGTTTTGACGAGCCGCGTTATATTTTTGAACTCATTGGCAAAGTCATTACAGTCAGCTTAAAAACAGTGGAAATTGTGAAAGGAATTAATCGGGGGAATTTTGAGGAATGA
- a CDS encoding nucleotidyl transferase AbiEii/AbiGii toxin family protein: protein MTKKQIKNIAVSVRQKLLNLSREKKEDFNFILQRYAFERFLYRLGISPYREQFLLKGGMLLILWTGASHRATRDIDLLGFGNADIVHLENVFKEICDQAVNDDGIVFLSDMIKGEAIRAEKAYTGVRITFQARIEQAKCSLQIDIGFGDIVTPKAEEVEYPCLLHFPAPKLKAYPIYSVIAEKFEAIIKLDFSNSRMKDFYDIWFLLKHNALDKTVLWQAIKATFQQRGTKFPKSEIAIFTPAFIHQKEEDWAAFLKRINADYVEFEQVIFDLKDFFEQVLILDDSCLK from the coding sequence ATGACAAAAAAACAGATTAAAAATATAGCTGTATCAGTAAGGCAAAAATTACTTAATTTGTCGCGTGAAAAAAAAGAAGATTTTAATTTTATTTTACAGCGTTATGCGTTTGAGCGATTTCTTTACCGTTTGGGAATTTCTCCTTACCGTGAACAGTTTTTACTCAAAGGTGGAATGCTTTTAATTTTGTGGACAGGCGCATCTCATCGAGCAACCCGTGATATTGATTTATTGGGATTTGGCAATGCTGACATTGTTCACTTAGAAAACGTATTTAAAGAAATTTGTGATCAAGCAGTTAATGATGATGGTATTGTGTTTTTATCTGACATGATAAAAGGGGAAGCTATTCGAGCTGAGAAAGCCTATACAGGGGTAAGAATCACATTTCAAGCGCGTATTGAACAAGCAAAATGTAGCCTTCAAATAGATATTGGTTTTGGCGATATTGTTACACCTAAAGCAGAAGAGGTAGAGTATCCTTGTTTACTGCATTTTCCCGCACCTAAATTAAAAGCCTATCCCATTTATAGCGTTATTGCAGAAAAATTTGAAGCCATAATTAAGCTAGATTTTAGCAACTCTCGCATGAAAGATTTTTATGATATTTGGTTTTTGCTTAAACACAATGCGCTTGACAAAACCGTTTTATGGCAAGCCATTAAGGCAACTTTTCAACAACGCGGCACAAAGTTTCCTAAAAGTGAAATAGCCATTTTTACACCAGCGTTCATTCATCAAAAAGAAGAGGATTGGGCAGCGTTCCTAAAAAGAATTAATGCTGATTATGTTGAATTTGAGCAGGTTATTTTTGATCTAAAAGATTTTTTTGAACAAGTACTTATTTTAGATGACTCATGTTTAAAATAA
- a CDS encoding type IV toxin-antitoxin system AbiEi family antitoxin domain-containing protein, whose protein sequence is MTELIDFIKQQGIFRRKSIKKNQHSQLRKLYETGQVMRLSKGLYASTEFTIDEHFSLIQTVKAVPKGTICLLSALHFHHLTTQLPFKVWLAVPPNTSIPKDIPIHYVQFSGQALETGREFHILNGVPVPIYNPAKTVADCFKHRNKIGLDIALEALKNCWSERRCTMQELYEYAEICKVKTVMQPYLEFLAI, encoded by the coding sequence ATGACTGAACTGATTGATTTCATCAAACAACAAGGCATATTTCGCCGTAAAAGCATTAAAAAAAATCAACATTCTCAATTGCGTAAACTTTATGAAACGGGTCAAGTTATGCGATTGAGCAAGGGCTTGTATGCTTCAACTGAATTTACAATAGATGAACATTTTAGTTTAATTCAAACGGTTAAAGCGGTGCCAAAAGGCACAATATGCTTGCTATCCGCTTTACATTTTCATCATTTAACCACTCAATTGCCATTTAAAGTTTGGTTAGCCGTTCCGCCTAATACATCAATTCCAAAAGATATACCTATACATTATGTACAATTTTCTGGTCAGGCTTTAGAAACAGGCCGCGAGTTTCATATTCTAAATGGTGTGCCAGTGCCAATTTATAACCCTGCTAAAACAGTGGCTGATTGTTTTAAACACCGTAATAAAATCGGGTTAGATATTGCTTTAGAAGCCTTAAAAAATTGTTGGTCTGAACGCCGTTGCACGATGCAAGAACTGTATGAATATGCAGAAATTTGTAAGGTAAAAACAGTGATGCAGCCTTATTTGGAGTTTCTCGCTATATGA
- a CDS encoding symmetrical bis(5'-nucleosyl)-tetraphosphatase — protein sequence MPTYAIGDVQGCYDDLRRLLDAIRYDPSTDILWSAGDIVNRGQQSLEVLRFFYDLKHQAVVVLGNHELHLLTVAYAFPERMRPGDTLTPILNAPDREELLTWLRHCPFLHHDHYLGFTLVHAGFPPQWDLLQACRCASELEDELRGQDYPLLLRHIYGDSPREWREDLTGWDRLRFISNCFTRIRYCTPNGELSMKNKGKPRLDHIYAANEERPWFMLPQRASQKLQIIFGHWSTLGFYADAKNGIYGMDSGCLWGGELTAMRLEDKQVFQVKCQRKRAPHKHS from the coding sequence ATGCCCACTTACGCTATTGGTGATGTACAAGGTTGTTACGACGACCTGAGACGCTTACTTGATGCCATTCGCTACGATCCGTCCACAGATATTTTATGGTCAGCGGGCGATATTGTGAACCGTGGGCAGCAGTCTCTGGAAGTATTGCGATTTTTTTATGACTTGAAACATCAAGCCGTAGTGGTATTGGGAAATCACGAATTGCATTTATTAACAGTGGCTTATGCGTTTCCTGAGCGAATGCGTCCGGGAGATACGTTGACTCCTATTTTAAACGCGCCTGATAGAGAAGAATTATTAACTTGGTTGCGTCACTGTCCGTTTTTACACCATGACCATTATTTAGGGTTTACATTGGTTCATGCGGGATTTCCGCCGCAATGGGATTTATTACAAGCTTGTCGTTGTGCTTCGGAGCTGGAAGACGAATTGCGGGGGCAAGATTATCCGCTCTTACTGCGGCATATTTACGGTGACAGTCCGCGAGAATGGCGAGAAGATTTAACGGGTTGGGATCGTTTGCGTTTTATCAGTAATTGTTTTACTCGAATTCGCTATTGCACCCCAAACGGGGAATTATCCATGAAAAACAAAGGAAAACCTCGTTTAGACCATATTTATGCGGCGAATGAGGAGCGGCCGTGGTTTATGTTACCGCAGCGTGCCAGTCAAAAATTACAAATTATTTTTGGACACTGGTCAACATTGGGTTTTTATGCCGATGCGAAAAATGGAATTTATGGCATGGACAGTGGCTGTTTATGGGGCGGAGAATTGACGGCGATGCGTTTGGAAGATAAACAAGTTTTTCAAGTAAAATGTCAGCGCAAACGTGCGCCCCACAAGCATTCGTAA
- the gshB gene encoding glutathione synthase → MNLTLGMIMDDIAHIKVYKDSSFAMLLAAQSRGWTLWYLTVSDLFLQETQVWGKMRPITVYDQVDHWFELGESICQPLSALHCVLMRKDPPFNMEYIIATYLLEQAEKAGVFVVNKPQSLRDANEKLYTTWFPQCCPPTLVTRQASQLQQFLQTHQQIVLKPLDAMGGSSVFRLQLGDLNTRVIIETITQQEQRFVMAQRYIPDILEYGDKRILLINGKPIPYALARIPAQGEFRGNLAVGARGEGVALTERDYWICEQVAPELQRRGLFFVGLDVIGDYLTEINVTSPTGIRELERIYQLDIAGELIDFLAKNCH, encoded by the coding sequence ATGAACTTAACACTTGGCATGATCATGGATGATATTGCGCACATTAAAGTTTATAAAGACAGCAGTTTTGCCATGTTATTAGCCGCACAATCCCGCGGTTGGACATTGTGGTATTTAACAGTTTCCGATTTATTTTTACAAGAGACACAAGTATGGGGAAAAATGCGCCCTATTACGGTATATGATCAGGTTGATCATTGGTTTGAATTAGGCGAAAGTATTTGTCAACCATTAAGTGCGTTACATTGCGTATTAATGCGCAAAGACCCACCTTTTAATATGGAATATATTATTGCCACTTATTTATTAGAACAAGCGGAAAAAGCAGGCGTTTTTGTGGTGAATAAGCCGCAAAGTTTACGCGATGCCAATGAAAAGTTATATACCACTTGGTTTCCTCAGTGTTGTCCGCCGACATTAGTCACTCGTCAAGCCAGCCAATTACAGCAATTTTTACAAACCCATCAACAAATCGTGCTTAAACCTTTGGATGCCATGGGAGGCAGTTCTGTTTTTCGCTTGCAATTAGGTGATTTAAATACCCGTGTGATTATTGAAACCATTACCCAACAAGAACAACGTTTTGTTATGGCACAGCGTTATATTCCTGATATTTTAGAATATGGAGATAAACGCATTTTGTTAATTAATGGTAAGCCGATTCCTTACGCTTTGGCACGAATTCCCGCACAAGGAGAATTTCGTGGCAATTTAGCCGTAGGCGCGCGCGGAGAAGGCGTGGCTTTAACCGAACGAGATTATTGGATTTGTGAGCAAGTTGCACCTGAATTGCAGCGACGGGGTTTATTTTTTGTGGGTTTGGATGTGATTGGGGATTATTTAACAGAAATTAATGTCACCAGTCCCACAGGAATTCGAGAATTAGAACGAATTTATCAGTTAGATATTGCGGGAGAATTGATTGATTTTTTAGCAAAAAATTGTCATTAA